A portion of the Suricata suricatta isolate VVHF042 chromosome 11, meerkat_22Aug2017_6uvM2_HiC, whole genome shotgun sequence genome contains these proteins:
- the LOC115272688 gene encoding uncharacterized protein LOC115272688 has product MPTTDFSSGSVRTSEAAILPYVPYPTCPATGSPPAARLPVLQPQRTSQLGAVMTDPATGIEVPVLAVTLHPRTRQWLALGGTYCNPLTKTLAPLELGGPVEDPVTGDIVPILGVGLDEDTGQVLALGGLRDASGNLMLPGDSFEEPLSGKTVQLQGAARQEGRTVPHPGGSQALLDANVLVAQRRVLAVLQSYQESPGSRTEGLLEAAIKDSRQALALSLHQVLQQARRLEQQLETANGIAAGGGRLGVMCYPGTELWIPVLYGMEIPDPEGLGLMVPVLGMETDRNSGDSTPLAGSMEDADGKGLVPISTGAQAIDPLTGERGPVIGAQTDPCSGVVVPIVQVLEALPRGVSDPGLVDALETELSAREQYRRRQEQAEACLSEHLRHLSQDLFSIPGQGAQRQLRAAEEACARLGACHLRETQRRAGALRAWSGPERGLLSQADREEGEQEAQVAVGVHGVLQSLGHAAERLGQAVGQLRGQEEEMWLQQSRDQSPRIGHHLRKVVQRLSGELQEVVRERQSFLDGALGCLQYQRELSRLHLLHTQVVASGAPPCLENDPGDRFYGTVTASLRDRAAACPLLIPFLKSLTAALAGAQGYGPGPEDHGPGADADKVDIVWTSPPFSTLKKVVDIWSQAHKEEVELQAQMHHQQDPESSLQDVPKPQIMQKEELVTVQATDLSAREFVVYQYGLSILDLLIPQLQAPEITLQIASHLPATEASDNAFEGPFFFQVLQIQSQTRTLCINHLGSLGKMEMPRFYLN; this is encoded by the exons atgcccacCACTGACTTCAGTTCTG GTAGCGTCCGAACGTCAGAAGCTGCCATCCTCCCCTACGTGCCCTACCCGACCTGCCCCGCCACAGGCTCCCCTCCAGCTGCCCGCCTGCCCGTCCTTCAGCCACAAAGGACATCACAGTTGGGGGCTGTCATGACAGACCCCGCAACTGGCATCGAGGTGCCCGTGCTGGCTGTGACTCTGCACCCTCGCACGAGGCAGTGGCTCGCTCTTGGGGGCACGTACTGCAACCCGCTCACCAAGACTTTGGCCCCTCTAGAGCTGGGGGGCCCCGTGGAGGATCCAGTCACGGGAGACATCGTGCCCATCCTGGGAGTCGGGTTGGATGAGGACACAG GTCAGGTGCTTGCACTGGGCGGGCTGCGAGACGCCTCGGGGAACCTTATGCTGCCTGGTGACAGCTTTGAGGAGCCGCTGAGCGGGAAGACAGTCCAGCTGCAGGGAGCTGCCCGACAGGAGGGCCGGACAGTGCCCCACCCGGGAGGATCACAGGCCCTGCTGGACGCCAACGTGCTGGTGGCCCAGAGGCGAGTGCTTGCTGTGCTCCAGAGCTACCAAGAAAGTCCGGGGTCAAGGACAGAGGGGCTTCTGGAGGCTGCCATCAAGGACTCGAGACAGGCACTGGCTTTGAGTCTGCACCAGGTCCTGCAGCAGGCTCGGAGACTGGAGCAGCAGCTGGAGACAGCAAATGGCATCGCGGCCGGCGGAGGAAGGCTAG GAGTGATGTGCTACCCTGGAACAGAGTTGTGGATCCCGGTCCTGTATGGGATGGAGATCCCAGACCCCGAGGGCTTGGGGCTCATGGTGCCCGTCCTGGGCATGGAGACTGATAGGAATTCTGGTGATTCCACACCCCTGGCGGGTTCGATGGAAGATGCAGATGGCAAAG GTCTTGTCCCAATCTCCACTGGGGCTCAAGCCATAGATCCCTTGACTGGGGAGCGTGGTCCTGTCATTGGTGCTCAGACAGATCCCTGTTCCGGAGTGGTGGTGCCCATTGTCCAGGTGCTGGAGGCCCTACCTCGGGGAGTGAGCGACCCCGGGCTG GTGGACGCCCTGGAGACGGAGCTGAGCGCCCGGGAGCAGTACCGGCGCCGCCAGGAACAGGCAGAGGCGTGTCTGTCGGAACACCTGCGGCACCTGAGCCAGGACCTTTTCTCCATCCCGGGCCAAGGCGCCCAGCGACAG CTGAGGGCTGCCGAGGAGGCCTGTGCCAGGCTGGGGGCCTGCCACCTGCGGGAGACTCAGAGGAGAGCCGGGGCCCTGCGAGCGTGGAGCGGCCCAGAGCGGGGCCTGCTCTCTCAAG cagacagagaggagggcGAGCAGGAGGCACAGGTGGCGGTAGGCGTGCATGGAGTCCTGCAGAGTTTAGGACACGCGGCAGAGAGGCTCGGGCAAGCGGTGGGCCAACTGCGGGGCCAGGAGGAGGAGATGTGGCTACAGCAGAGCAGGGATCAGAGCCCCCGGATCGGGCACCACCTCAGGAAG GTGGTTCAACGTCTCTCTGGTGAGCTTCAGGAGgtggtgagggagagacagagcttcCTGGATGGAGCCCTCGGTTGCTTGCAGTACCAGCGGGAACTGAGCCGCCTCCACCTCTTGCACACCCAG GTTGTGGCCTCAGGAGCACCTCCATGTTTGGAGAATGACCCTGGAGACAGATTCTACGGAACAGTCACGGCCTCTCTGAGGGACCGGGCCGCTGCCTGCCCGCTCTTGATCCCCTTCCTGAAGAGCCTCACTGCAGCGCTTGCAGGGGCTCAAGGTTACGGCCCGGGCCCGGAGGATCATGGGCCAGGAGCGG ATGCAGATAAAGTTGACATCGTGTGGACCTCACCACCCTTTTCTACCCTGAAGAAAGTAGTAGACATCTGGTCCCAAGCCCACAAGGAGGAAGTTGAACTACAAGCACAAATGCATCACCAGCAAG ACCCGGAAAGCTCTTTGCAGGATGTCCCGAAACCGCAGATAATGCAGAAGGAAGAGCTTGTCACCGTACAAGCCACAGACCTTTCTGCCAGGGAGTTTGTGGTTTACCAGTACGGCCTCTCCATCCTGGACCTCCTCATCCCCCAGCTTCAG